The following proteins are co-located in the Malus sylvestris chromosome 13, drMalSylv7.2, whole genome shotgun sequence genome:
- the LOC126596234 gene encoding uncharacterized protein LOC126596234 — protein MILIQRWTLRHGCLSRTSRSLILRALSVPFSHFTLMAAELQPPEAPITAGPTIPATTTTQLINTETSLTAITAIATTTAVHAAENHGQLGPKRQRRPSVRLGEIGDQPAATGAFESHMRRARPGWRLPKDSKSVKARSITNLVNGNESNEMTPPDERNQNGDGGFEFGSRRVKAKRATGTKRIRSNWASNSKLDDGDSREEGGEWFSADPDQDSPVRGSTPVNSGDDAGEDMWDGQRRMAGNWARASVSRENDAVEADNMPESNWSGVRSWLIELGLSRYTPVFEIHEVDDEVLPMLTLEDLKDMGINAVGSRRKMYAAIQKLRKGFS, from the coding sequence ATGATCCTGATCCAACGGTGGACATTGAGACATGGATGCTTATCTAGAACTAGCAGATCCCTTATCCTACGCGCACTCTCTGTACCCTTTTCCCACTTCACTCTCATGGCAGCTGAGCTACAGCCACCGGAAGCTCCAATCACCGCCGGCCCGACAATTCCAGCCACCACAACGACACAGCTGATAAATACAGAAACATCCTTAACTGCCATAACGGCAATAGCAACCACAACGGCCGTACACGCCGCGGAGAACCACGGCCAATTGGGCCCCAAACGGCAGCGACGCCCCAGCGTCCGATTAGGCGAGATCGGCGACCAGCCTGCCGCTACTGGCGCATTTGAATCACATATGCGACGAGCCAGGCCCGGCTGGAGGCTCCCCAAGGACTCCAAATCGGTCAAGGCCCGGTCAATCACCAACCTCGTCAACGGCAACGAGTCCAACGAAATGACGCCGCCCGATGAGAGGAACCAAAATGGCGACGGAGGGTTCGAGTTCGGGAGCCGGAGAGTCAAGGCGAAGCGAGCCACGGGGACCAAGAGGATCCGATCGAATTGGGCTTCCAATTCGAAGCTCGACGACGGCGATAGCAGAGAGGAGGGAGGCGAGTGGTTCAGCGCGGATCCCGATCAGGATAGTCCGGTGAGGGGCAGCACTCCGGTGAACTCGGGGGACGACGCGGGGGAGGATATGTGGGATGGGCAGAGGAGGATGGCGGGAAATTGGGCTAGGGCGTCGGTGAGCAGGGAGAACGATGCCGTTGAGGCGGATAACATGCCGGAGTCGAATTGGAGTGGAGTGAGGTCGTGGCTGATAGAATTGGGGCTGAGCCGGTACACGCCGGTGTTCGAGATACACGAGGTGGACGACGAGGTGCTGCCGATGCTGACGTTGGAGGATCTTAAGGATATGGGTATTAACGCCGTCGGTTCACGGCGGAAAATGTACGCCGCCATCCAGAAGCTCCGGAAGGGGTTCTCGTGA
- the LOC126596233 gene encoding putative disease resistance protein At1g50180 isoform X1: protein MHLVKKEPRHQVVSIWGMGGLGKTTLAKQIYRHNEVRRHFGSFVWVCISQQCQVRDVWEELLIKLLSATTVQREEIAKMKDDEIAKRIYLLQQESRCLVVIDDIWSIEIWESLKAAFPLNQRTESRILLTTRVKEVALHAADRNGILHQPRPLNEDESWELLEKIAIFGREEITLEVFGKMKEIGKKMLQHCAGLPLAVIVIAGLLARKDTIEEWDTVLNNVYAYIRRGKGHEQECMSTLWVLSLSYDNLPYHLKSCFLYLGIFPEDSEIPVKRLTQLWMAEGFISMPLQQTQGLVEIMEDIGYNYLNELVDRCVVQIGERGSVRKIKSCRLHDLMRDLCLIKSEEEGFLQNVKSLQRSEIMYSSPSLMIAKAIPTGKVRRLAICLDENVDKLVPSSYERDDRGCHLPWAI, encoded by the exons ATGCATTTGGTGAAGAAAGAGCCCAGACACCAAGTTGTTTCTATCTGGGGAATGGGGGGTTTGGGAAAGACAACTCTTGCAAAACAGATTTATCGTCACAATGAAGTTAGACGTCATTTTGGCAGCTTTGTTTGGGTATGTATCTCTCAACAATGTCAAGTAAGAGATGTTTGGGAAGAActtttaattaaacttcttTCTGCTACCACCGTGCAAAGAGAAGAAATTGCAAAAATGAAAGATGATGAAATAGCCAAGAGAATTTATCTTCTACAGCAAGAAAGTAGATGTTTGGTTGTCATCGATGATATTTGGAGCATCGAGATATGGGAGTCTTTGAAAGCTGCATTTCCACTAAATCAGAGAACAGAAAGCAGAATATTACTCACAACTCGAGTCAAGGAAGTAGCTTTGCATGCAGCAGATAGAAATGGTATCCTCCACCAACCTCGGCCGTTGAACGAAGATGAAAGTTGGGAACTATTGGAGAAGATAGCAATCTTCGGAAGAGAAGAAATAA CCTTGGAAGTTTTCGGAAAGATGAAAGAAATAGGAAAGAAGATGCTTCAACATTGTGCCGGGTTGCCATTAGCTGTCATTGTGATCGCAGGACTCCTTGCTAGAAAGGATACAATTGAAGAGTGGGATACAGTGCTTAACAATGTTTATGCATACATAAGAAGAGGCAAAGGCCATGAACAAGAATGCATGAGTACATTGTGGGTGTTGTCATTGAGTTATGATAACTTACCCTATCACTTAAAATCATGCTTTTTGTATTTAGGCATTTTCCCTGAAGATTCTGAGATACCAGTGAAAAGATTGACTCAACTGTGGATGGCAGAAGGTTTTATATCTATGCCACTACAACAAACACAAGGTTTAGTAGAAATAATGGAGGACATAGGATACAACTACTTAAATGAACTGGTGGACAGGTGTGTGGTTCAAATTGGGGAACGGGGTTCTGTTAGAAAGATCAAGTCTTGTCGTCTTCACGATCTTATGCGGGACTTGTGTTTGATAAAGTCAGAAGAGGAGGGCTTTCTCCAAAATGTCAAATCATTGCAAAGAAGTGAGATTATgtattcttctccttctctgaTGATAGCCAAGGCAATACCAACGGGTAAGGTTAGAAGACTTGCCATCTGCTTGGATGAAAATGTTGATAAATTAGTTCCATCAAGTTATGAAAGAGATGACCGT GGTTGCCATCTTCCCTGGGCAATTTGA
- the LOC126596233 gene encoding uncharacterized protein LOC126596233 isoform X2 — protein MDAYLELADPLSYAHSVLFSHFTLMAAELQAPEAPITAGPTIPTTTMTQLINTETSLTATMAIATTTAVHAAENHGPQLGPKRQRRPSVRLGEIGDQPAATGSFESHMRRARPGWRLPKDSKSVKARSITNLVNGNESNEMTPPDERNPNGDGGFEFGSRRVKAKRATGTKRIRSNWASNSKLDDGGSREEGGEWFSADPDQDSPVRGSTPVNSGDDAGEDMWDGQRRMAGNWARASVSRENDAVEVDNMPELNWSGVRSWLIELGLSRYTPVFEIREVDDEVLPMLTLEELKDMGIINAVGSRRKMYAAIQKLRKGFSLGSFRKDERNRKEDASTLCRVAISCHCDRRTPC, from the exons ATGGATGCTTATCTAGAACTAGCAGATCCCTTATCCTACGCGCACTCTGTACTCTTTTCCCACTTCACTCTCATGGCAGCTGAGCTACAAGCACCGGAAGCTCCAATCACCGCCGGCCCGACAATTCCAACCACCACAATGACACAGCTGATAAATACAGAAACATCCTTAACTGCCACAATGGCAATAGCAACCACAACGGCCGTACACGCCGCGGAGAACCACGGCCCCCAATTGGGCCCCAAACGGCAGCGACGCCCCAGCGTCCGATTAGGCGAGATCGGCGACCAGCCCGCCGCTACTGGCTCATTTGAATCACATATGCGACGAGCCAGGCCCGGCTGGAGGCTCCCCAAGGACTCCAAATCGGTCAAGGCCCGGTCAATCACCAACCTCGTCAACGGCAACGAGTCCAACGAAATGACGCCGCCCGATGAGAGGAATCCAAACGGCGATGGAGGGTTCGAGTTCGGGAGCCGGAGAGTCAAGGCGAAGCGAGCCACGGGGACCAAGAGGATCCGATCGAATTGGGCTTCCAATTCGAAGCTCGACGATGGCGGTAGCAGAGAGGAGGGAGGCGAGTGGTTTAGCGCGGATCCCGATCAGGATAGTCCGGTGAGGGGCAGCACTCCGGTGAACTCGGGGGACGACGCGGGGGAGGATATGTGGGATGGGCAGAGGAGGATGGCGGGAAATTGGGCTAGGGCGTCGGTGAGCAGGGAGAACGATGCGGTTGAGGTGGATAACATGCCGGAGTTGAATTGGAGTGGAGTGAGGTCATGGCTGATAGAATTGGGGCTGAGCCGGTACACGCCGGTGTTCGAGATACGCGAGGTGGACGACGAGGTGCTGCCGATGCTGACGTTGGAGGAACTTAAGGATATGGGTATTATCAACGCCGTCGGTTCACGGCGGAAAATGTACGCCGCCATCCAGAAGCTCCGGAAGGGGTTCTC CCTTGGAAGTTTTCGGAAAGATGAAAGAAATAGGAAAGAAGATGCTTCAACATTGTGCCGGGTTGCCATTAGCTGTCATTGTGATCGCAGGACTCCTTGCTAG
- the LOC126596233 gene encoding uncharacterized protein LOC126596233 isoform X3 has translation MDAYLELADPLSYAHSVLFSHFTLMAAELQAPEAPITAGPTIPTTTMTQLINTETSLTATMAIATTTAVHAAENHGPQLGPKRQRRPSVRLGEIGDQPAATGSFESHMRRARPGWRLPKDSKSVKARSITNLVNGNESNEMTPPDERNPNGDGGFEFGSRRVKAKRATGTKRIRSNWASNSKLDDGGSREEGGEWFSADPDQDSPVRGSTPVNSGDDAGEDMWDGQRRMAGNWARASVSRENDAVEVDNMPELNWSGVRSWLIELGLSRYTPVFEIREVDDEVLPMLTLEELKDMGIINAVGSRRKMYAAIQKLRKGFSRKTVCTHLGCLL, from the exons ATGGATGCTTATCTAGAACTAGCAGATCCCTTATCCTACGCGCACTCTGTACTCTTTTCCCACTTCACTCTCATGGCAGCTGAGCTACAAGCACCGGAAGCTCCAATCACCGCCGGCCCGACAATTCCAACCACCACAATGACACAGCTGATAAATACAGAAACATCCTTAACTGCCACAATGGCAATAGCAACCACAACGGCCGTACACGCCGCGGAGAACCACGGCCCCCAATTGGGCCCCAAACGGCAGCGACGCCCCAGCGTCCGATTAGGCGAGATCGGCGACCAGCCCGCCGCTACTGGCTCATTTGAATCACATATGCGACGAGCCAGGCCCGGCTGGAGGCTCCCCAAGGACTCCAAATCGGTCAAGGCCCGGTCAATCACCAACCTCGTCAACGGCAACGAGTCCAACGAAATGACGCCGCCCGATGAGAGGAATCCAAACGGCGATGGAGGGTTCGAGTTCGGGAGCCGGAGAGTCAAGGCGAAGCGAGCCACGGGGACCAAGAGGATCCGATCGAATTGGGCTTCCAATTCGAAGCTCGACGATGGCGGTAGCAGAGAGGAGGGAGGCGAGTGGTTTAGCGCGGATCCCGATCAGGATAGTCCGGTGAGGGGCAGCACTCCGGTGAACTCGGGGGACGACGCGGGGGAGGATATGTGGGATGGGCAGAGGAGGATGGCGGGAAATTGGGCTAGGGCGTCGGTGAGCAGGGAGAACGATGCGGTTGAGGTGGATAACATGCCGGAGTTGAATTGGAGTGGAGTGAGGTCATGGCTGATAGAATTGGGGCTGAGCCGGTACACGCCGGTGTTCGAGATACGCGAGGTGGACGACGAGGTGCTGCCGATGCTGACGTTGGAGGAACTTAAGGATATGGGTATTATCAACGCCGTCGGTTCACGGCGGAAAATGTACGCCGCCATCCAGAAGCTCCGGAAGGGGTTCTC GAGGAAAACTGTATGCACTCATCTGGGCTGTTTGCTTTGA
- the LOC126595153 gene encoding uncharacterized protein LOC126595153, translated as MFDVFKNKFTAAANFNSTKRSRNGGRMRRRRQYQMNPEDDQLVQQPASHESPVSIDPPLSPRQREAEFHYHIPEVKDGGVWLHLQLDDMDYLRRWTLRARRDAMRQLTYPTTHNRLPPRLPYDPLHDFGVDLFVVRRVLEYNYQTTENIAVNICVMDASPSTNNQEGVQTEEDHHTTVHENNNVDVPVAPVEEDHQTTVNEKNNVGMAVIMEDHQAMMINANNNVRDNVNVANEMIFPSLDDHTAFKLSSLHHCVEVIFLDPLMSLAIQVTTSGTLVWIIWILTSSLLVVQMKFLCMELRNEETRDLMQVDKCIFLNYSSFVNEMYE; from the exons atgTTCGATGTTTTCAAGAACAAGTTTACAGCTGCAGCTAACTTTAATTCGACCAAAAGAAGTAGAAATGGCGGGCGTATGCGTAGACGAAGGCAGTACCAAATGAACCCTGAGGATGACCAGCTGGTTCAACAACCAGCTTCTCACGAATCGCCTGTCTCGATTGATCCTCCTCTGTCTCCACGTCAG AGAGAAGCAGAATTCCATTACCATATCCCAGAAGTAAAGGATGGAGGAGTATGGCTCCACTTACAATTGGACGACATGGATTATTTACGACGTTGGACTCTCCGAGCTAGAAGGGATGCTATGCGACAATTAACTTATCCAACAACGCACAACCGGTTGCCTCCAAGATTACCTTATGATCCTTTGCACGATTTTGGGGTCGACTTGTTTGTTGTACGGCGAGTTTTAGAGTATAATTATCAAACAACAGAGAACATTGCGGTCAACATTTGCGTTATGGATGCAAGTCCTAGCACCAACAATCAAGAAGGTGTCCAAACCGAAGAGGATCATCACACAACTGTGCACGAGAACAACAATGTTGATGTGCCAGTGGCTCCAGTTGAAGAAGATCATCAAACTACGGTGAATGAGAAAAACAATGTTGGTATGGCCGTAATTATGGAAGATCATCAAGCAATGATGATAAATGCAAACAACAACGTTAGAGATAACGTAAATGTTGCAAATGAGATGATTTTTCCTAGTTTAGATGATCATACTGCGTTTAAATTGTCTTCGCTTCACCATTGTGTGGAAGTGATATTTCTGGATCCTCTTATGAGTTTGGCTATCCAAGTGACGACTTCTGGGACATTGGTATGGATCATATGGATTTTGACTTCATCACTTCTCGTTGTCCAAATGAAATTTTTATGCATGGAACTACGTAACGAAGAGACAAGAGACTTGATGCAAGTcgataagtgtatttttcttaattattcttcatttgtaaatgaAATGTATGAGTAA